From Scyliorhinus canicula chromosome 15, sScyCan1.1, whole genome shotgun sequence:
GCAGTTTGGATGATCACTAAAAATAGTTACTTGTTTACAGCCCTACTCTGTAATGATTTGAAGTGGCAACAGAAATCAAACCTGAAGTTCCAAGGGCCAAGTAGACaagagacacacagggaggtaATTGGCAATAGGAGCAGAGGGAGtagtgagttttttttaaaatgcgaattatgatgatctggaattcactgcctgaaacagGCTGGGAGCAGATTCAATCGTAACTTACAACCGGGAATCGAATAAAGACTTGGAGGAAAATCTGAAGGGTTataggggaggaggaagagtggAAATAATCtcacatcttttttttaatataaatttagaatatccaattatatttttcccattaaggggcaatttagtgtggccaattcacctaacctgcacatttttgggttgtaggggtgaaacccacgcagacacggggagaatgtgcaaactccacacgggcagtgacccagggccgggattgaacctgggtccttagcaccataggcagcaatgctaaccactgtgccgccccctcaCAGCCTTTTTAGGGTCCTGGCAAGCGCACaatgagccaaatgacctccttcggtGCTGTACAATTCTATGACCTGAACTTTGTTTTCAATTTATTTCTTTTATCTCTAATCTGCCAATTCTCTCCTGCTGGTATGTCTTCACTGGCACTCACTGCTCTCCAGAGAAAGATCATTGAATTGAAATATTAACTGTTTCCCGTTACACTGATGCTGCCTGATTTACtaaatatttccagtattttctgcttctaTTTCTAGCCCATACCATAGGATTTACTCTCAATGCTCCTGAATGTAACTTAAAACATTTTATTTGTACAGTCGGCAGCTTACTTGGCCCGTGTGATATCAGCCTCAGTGACATTGCCTTGAGCGACGCTCTTGACTTCAGACATTGCAGTCTTGATTACCTGCGATTAAAAGTTTACATTTTTCAACAATAAAACTCAAACCAAAGCCAAAAATACTTTTGattgtttttaatttatttcaaggaatgtgggcgtcattggcagggccagcattttttACCCATCCCTCTTTGCCTTGGGTGGAGTGGcctgctaggtcatttcagagggccatTATGAGTCAAGCTTTACTGTGGattgagtcacatgtagaccagaccgggtaagggtggcagattatTGAACATCCTATTATAATACAGTCCTAGTTTTATCAACTGTTAATCATACTGCTGGATTAAAAGGTTAAAGACACCTGTCAAACTGCTGAAACTTGACAAGGAGAACAAGGAAATTAATATTGATGCTAGTTATAATATAGACTTTCCCATAAACTAAGGATCATGCACTTTTACTAGTGCATTTATCTAATACAAACAGCCTATGTAAACATGTTACAGGGTAATTACACCCTCTCAATGGTGCCACTGGAGCAGCTTAGTTTCGAATGTTTTAGTCCCTCAGTCTGCTCTACAGGGAAATCTGTGCTCCAACCAGCTCTTCCTCTGCTGCCTGAATTGGCAAACATGTCACTGCATAAAGAAAGAAAGATCGACCTGCATTTATAAGGAACCATTCACAACCATGGTATGGACCTTTGACGTGTagacactgttgtaatgtagagaacagagcagccaatttcCACACAAGCTCGCACAAAAAGTAATGTGACAATAGATTAGATCATTGTGTGATGCTCAATTAAAAACAGTATTATAAAATTGAATAATTGTACAAGATAAGGACAGAATGTATTACTTTAAAATAAGGATGGAATTACATCCGCGTTCTTTGACCCAATTATTCTCTGGTCCATCCTTCACCCAAAAACTACTTTTGATCTTGACTGTGTGCAATGCCACAAGACATTGACTAATAAGTCAAGATTATAATCACCTGTGACACCTGAAAATGTAGTTGTGCTGAGTACATTAAAAAGCTACTTTGAATTTGAAATACAGACACAGCTATTGAGCCAAGTAGGTTAACGTTCCATATGAACCTTCTCCCCCTCTCTACGTCTCCCCCTATCagcgtatccttctattccttgctCCTTCATGTATTTACCTAGCTTCCCTTAAAATATATCCATGCTATTTTGTCTCAAACACCCACTATTGTATTGAGTTCTGCATTcccaccactctgagtaaagtagtcatagaatcataaaatcctcaGTGATTTCTCTTGAATTCCCTATTAGATTTACTTGTGACTATCTTATACTTACGACCCATAGCTTTGAATCCTCTCCATCAATTGGAAACATCTCTACATCTATTCTATCAAATCCTTTattattttaaagacctctatcaaTAGAGTCATCCTCGACTTTGTTTTGTAGATAAAACCGACTGTTCAGcccaacatgatttccccttctatTTCCCCATATTGCAAACACTGTAAATGTCAGTTACAGATCATTATGACATAGCTGTAAACTGAGGAATAGCAGATGAGCAATCATCTGAGAGCTGACAGATTTTAGTGAAAAGCTTGCAGTGTTGATACATACGTCACTTGCTGAATCCACCTGTGAGATGGTGTAAACGCCAAACAGCCCAGAGTCTGAGTAACCTGCACTGAATGCAGAAACCTGTTTACAGGAATACATTTTAATCAAAGTCAGTCTAGAAAGTgccaattaaaaacaaaaatgggTTCAAAATGTCAGATATAATTTAGTGCAGTAGCAAAACTCACATCAAACAGCTCTGCATTTTTCTTCATCACTGCCTGATGCAACCTGCTGGTCACATTACTTCCCCTCTTGATATATGGACCAGCAGCAAGAACGTGCTGCAGGACACTGTACACACGGGCCTCAGGTCTACCAGAGGCTGCACTCTCAGCTACCACAGCAGCATGAACCAGATGGTCATTATTCTGATCGCGAATCTCACCTGCAGAAAGACAAAGATCACAGGTTATAGAAGATGAACTTTTCCCAATTAGTTTCCATTTCAGCTAACAAtgatcaattttctttacaaattATATTTTATGATATATATACACTAACAGCAAGATATTTCTGTTGTACAACCctccaatgggcagcacggtagcatagtggttagcacaattgcttcacagctccagggtcccaggttcgattcccggcttgggtcactgtctgtgcggagtctgcacatcctccccgtgtgtgcgtgggtttcctccgggtgctccggtttcctcccacagtccaaagatgtgcaggttaggtggattggccatgataaattgcccttagtatcaaaaattgcccttagtgttgggtggggttactgggttatggggatagggtgggggtgtgggcttgggtagggtgctctttccaagagccggtgcagacgcgatgagccgaatggcctccttctccactgtaaattctatggttcaaatTATACATGGAACGTAGATCAAAACTTAGTTTCTGAATAAGGTCAACCTTGGTGAGTGTTTGCTTGTTTAACCTGTACTCTTTTGGCTGAACTTTATTTTGGCCATACAACGTCAACATTACACAGCAAATTTACTAAAGCGAGCagaatgctggtgcaccagcttcgCAAGagtgaggcggccagggaaattggggaagtacGGGATAAGGAGGGCAACACGGTCATAGACCCAGAGTAGGCGAACAAAGTATTTAGGGTGTTCTACGGTAAATTGTAGGAGTCCGAGCCCCCGCCGGgcggggaggggatgaggcaattcatggaccaactgaggtttccagaagtggaagaggatctggtggagggactgggggccccgatagagctggaggagatggtaaaggggctgggaacatgcagtcgggcaaggccccagggccggatggctaCCCTGTAGAATTCTGCAAGAAATTTTCAGAGCTGCCGAGGCCACTCCTgctaaggacctttaatgaggccaaagagagagggcccctccccccaacaatgtcacaggcttcgatttcactcatcctcaaacgagagaaagacccgctacagtgtggatcttatagaccgatatcgctcctgaacgtagataccaaactgctggccaagatcttgactgctagaattgaggactgtgtccctggggtgataggggaggatcagacaggcttgtcaagggcaggcaattgaactccaaTGTACTGAGGTTCctaaacatcatcatgatgccctcagtgggaggggaggcagaagtagtgacagtgatggatgcagagaaagccttttgaTCGgttggaatgggagtacctgtgggaggcgctaagaaGGTTCGGGTTCAGTGAGGGGTTCATAGGCTGGGTCCAGCTACTTTATCAGGCCCCCGTGGCAAGTGTGTGCACGAACAGggtgaggtcggaatactttaggctccaccagggaatgaggcaggggtgccccctctccccgtaatTATTCGCCCTTGTGATAGAGCCGCTGGCTATAGCGCTGCGGacttcaaagaactggcaggggttggtttgggtgggggggggggggggggagagcagcatCGGGTCTCACTTTacacggatgatctgctcctataCATCTtggacccactagaggggatgggggaggtcatgcagattctgagcgactttggcaatttctcagggtacaagctaaatgagaagaaaagcgagatgtttgtgatccaagctaaggggcaggaaaagagactgaGAGAGCTTCCGCTGAAGATGGTCGAGAAGAATTTTCGGTacctagggatacaggtggctcgaaattgggatgccctccacaagcttaatctatctcggctggtagaacagatggagggggacttcaaaaggagggacatgctcccgctatctttagcggggagggtgcagactattaagatgacggttctccccagattcctgttcgtcttccggtgccttcccatcttcatccccaagtccttctttaagcgggtgaacaagatcatcttgGGATTCGTTTGGCCAAATATGACCCTGCGAGTAAAGAGACTGTatctggagcgcagtcggggggtgggaggggggctggtgctgctgaacttttgcagctactactgggcggctaacatagccatgattaggaaatgggtgttgTGGGAGGGGTTGACGTGGGAGAGGTTAGAGGCGGCCTCATGCAAATGTACCAGCCGAGGGGCacttgtaacggcacctctgccgttctcgctggcccacTACTCCtccagtctggtggtggtggcagcattAAAGATCtgtggtcagtggagaaggcacaggagggcggagggagcctcagtttggtcccgggcaagatagacggagggtttcaaagctggcatagggcaggcactAAAAGGataggggacctgttcatagatgggacctttcccagcctgaaagcgctggaggagaaatttagtttgccccctggaaatgctttcagataccttcaggtacaTGCCTTTCTCAAAAACAGGTGGTATCATTTCCGCTGCTACCCCCTCGCAggatacaggataaggtggtctccagcacctgggtagcggaggggaaggtgtccatctaccaggaacttcaggaggcggaggaagccccagtcgAGGAActcaagggcaaatgggaggaggagctaggcggggacctggatgcgggcctgtgagccgatgccctaaacagggtcaattccGCTTCATCATATGCCAagcttagcttaatccagtttaaggtggtccaccaggcacacttgacggcaaccaggatgagcaagctctttggggttgaggataaatggGCAAGGTGTGCGGAAagccctgcaaatcatgtccatatgttctgggcatgcccggctcttaagggattctggcagagatttgctaaggcaatgtccaagatcttagaCACGCAGGTGGTGCCTAGTACatagatagcgatctttggtgtgtcagacgatccgggagttcaggaagcaaaagaggccgacgtctggccgttgcctccctggtagcccggagatggatccttttaatgtggagggactcgaagcccccgagtgtagagacctggattagtgacatggctgggtttctcagtctcgagaaaataaagtttgccttgagagggtgcaTGGCAGGGTTCTCtctgaggtggcagccgttcctcgactttctaggagagcagtaaaggtcagcagcagcagcatcccggggggtaggggggttgttACATAGTACTGTTCTTTTCTCTGTATATATGGTTAACATTAATTTTGTTATGTTAATTGTTGCGTACTGTTATGcaaaaaaaattatgtttttgacaaaaagttgaataaaaataattttttaaaaagaacagaagatagattattttgtaataaggtagagagggccagagacacaaataggccaggacctcacaactgaatctgcttgaGAGCTTCTCAGGGGAGCCCACGGCAaggcaaagcagtgctggtgtgacctGTATACAGAGCCCCAGGGCTTCTGCTGAACAACtgattaagaagaaactgaaataaagaacaaagcagtataaagatcatttcctgaggtatggctttattgtgccaatgcaaatcaggatgcaaaaccaATGAGTGTTATATGCAgataagtactggcaaatgaaagtttaaaactctcaaaacttcaaaggcattttgaagtttgaggacaaacctcttgatttcttTCAAAGGaagcagcgagaacttaaatcgtcagccgAAGTCACGAGCAGAAATGTAGCAGTGAATgacgaagcaagtgagatcgtgaggaccaagcgagtcacggcacagtagcacagtgactagcactgttgcttcacatctccagggtcccaggttcgattcccggcttgggtcactgcgcggagtctgcacgttctctatgtgggtttcctccggatgctccggtttcctcccacagtccaaagatgcgcaggttaggtggattggccatgttaatttcacttagtgtccaaaaaggttaggtgaggttacggggaaagggttgagatgtgggctgaagtagggaactctttccaagggttggtgcagacttaatgggctgaatggcctccttctgcactgtaaattctatgattctataaagtgagattgtgagaaccaagcaagtgagatcatcaggaccaagcaggctcacctgtcgcattaaaggtaagcaataatggtgtgccGCAAAGGTCGGCAGGCATGGGTCGCTAACGTAAGCCGGCATGAGTCACAAGCGTTGGCCATCATGGGGCCCATAGTTCCgcaggttggtaaaagtgggtcccaggaaaaaaagtttgaagaacaaggAACTAAACCCTAGACCTTTATGgagagcagttcagagtcaatcacatttctCAGGGTCTGGAGtcgcgtgtaggccagaccaggtaaggatgtgtTCACCTGTACACATTGATCACAATGCTCACCTCCACGGAACTTAGCCGCAGTACCAGCTGCACCAGTACCACTCCTCATGTTTAAGTAGTGTTCACCCACTTGCTTCAATACTGTATGGTTAACACCTGTGGATGGGAAGAGAAACAACAGTGTCAATATGCTGATTGTGCAATCCTACATTACCATTACCCTCCAATACCACTtcaatattaaaatatctttgaaCCAAAATAAAATCTGGAGACGACAGGAATTATTTTTCCCTTCTtccttcataggatgtgggcattgatgacaagtgttatgggccagggtttagagaaccctaaagtgaatcatggagttcacctgacccacagcttttaatggattgtggttatggggagcacaagggcttaCTTTCCAGGTGTAATGCCACAGATATCTAAagcacttttaaaacaaaacaatgtttatttatgaatccagttaacactttataaacccacagtaaacatctcaacaactctcaacaccaataatccccacagatacaatattctataagtaacccttcatacTTTCCTAACAGCATCCATATATTAAAAACTTTTcaaagaaagacagcaggtttaaattctctacagaaacaggtattactttgaaatcctcaaatgagctgGACAGTctgtagcttgtagagagagatcattctacagctgcttgctttgcctgcagctatccagctctgaaaacaaaactaaaacacactgtagctACCTGCTCAAAaccaaaagtgaaagacagacagcccagtttcacccacactctaccattactgcagctatttgataaacacccagttcttaaaggtactctcacatggcacaaggccagcatttgttgccccagTCCTAGTTGTTTTTGAATGGCATACCAGGCCTTTATGGAGAGCAGTTCAGAATCAATCACATttctctgggtctggagtcacgtgtaggccagaccaggtaaggatggcagatatccttccctaaaggacatcagtgaaccagatgggtttttacaacaatcagcaacgGTCTCATGGTCACCACTGCGGAGACTAGTttattatattccagatttattgaattcaaattccaccagctgccacagtgggatttgaacccatgtcctttgATGAATTTGGTTACTGTTAATCTGACTGAATAATTACAACATAGCGCATCAATATTTTAATTCTGAATACTCATAAAAACACAATCGGATTGTATATCCGTTACATTTtctgagtgtgacagtgtgagataCCTCATTACAGAGCTTATTGTAAACAATTGGGTGTTTTATTTGAAAATCATACCATGCTAAATTCAGATTTGAAAAATACACAAGTTTGTTTCTCAAAGACAGTTTAAAAAGCAGAAACTGAAGAGCTGCATTTCTGTAgcttctttcacaacctcagggcgTCCCAACAAAGTATCTTTGAAGTGTCATCGCTGTTTTGTAATGGAAAAAAGTTGCTAAGAAACAAATACACAAAAAGGAACACTGAAAACCATAACTTATGCTCATGTGACACTTACCCAGCCCTACGAGAGCCATCCTTCCACTTGTAAAATTGTTTTGCACAAACTCATGCAGCTATGGAGACATTAAGGGTCAAGCACATATTAGGGGAGAATCATCAACGTtttgtttcttttaaaagatTTTCTTTGCGGAGATTCTTTTGTGTtttattcttacctggtctgctgTGTGCTGACCAATCATAAATCTGGGGCAGTAGAGGGGGTTGCTCAGGGCATTACGGTAAGCAGCTGAATGCAGATTCTCCAGAACATctacaaaagaaaaatcaaatgcACTTGCTTACCACAACTGACTGCTCTCCGAGAAATCACGACAGCAAGAATATGGAATTATTCACGAGGCATACACAGAACATGCAgcacaggccattctgcccaactgGTCCATGCTATGTTTATATTCCACAGTGTCCTTCCCACATTTCATCTTTCCCTATCGACAtacccttctattcctttctccctcatgtactcaTCCAGCTTCTCTTTGCATGCATCCATTTttgttcacctcaactactcaATGTACGAGTTCTACATTCCAAAAACAGGTGTCTGACAAAATATAGTATAAAAAAAGAGCAGCCTTTTCTAACCATACCAGATTGTGTATATTGCACATGTATAGTACAAATCACTGTCCTTGACCTGTGCTTCATTTTTGTAGCATTCTGGCTAAACATCAAATTCCATCATTCTTCCatcgttgctgggtcaaaatcctggcattgCCTGCCTGTGGGCATATCTCCATCGCaaagacagcagcggttcaagtaaGTGACTCCACATAGCCATTCCAAGGGCAACTGGGGGTTGGGCAACAACTGCTGGTGTTGCCAGCAactcccacatcccaggaatggcacaggaggaggccattcagcccattgtgcatgTGCCAGCAAAACAAAATTATGTAAAACCAGCCTCGGAGAGAAATCAGTGCAGTGCAAAAGGGTTCTTCGACTGCTTAGCTCTCGTTCTTGTTTGGCTAAGTGGTAACACCTTAGTAGTGTTGACTGAAAAGGACTCCCTGTTATAATTGCGGGGGAAATCGCTATGCacttagatactgaagcagcttAGGGAGGTGACTGCAATAAAATTGTTGATAAGGGCTGTGGTAGAGTTGTGCACTGGAAAGATCAGCTACCTCGACCTTCACAAAATCAAGTTTAATGCTTCAGTCTTCAAGGATCCTAGCCTAAGCTTGGTGGCAGTGTCCTGACTCGACAGCTCAACCAGCTGCAAATAAACACCTGGTTAAGTCATGGTCTAGAAGCAGTGTTACAATGGGACTTTATTTTATTTGCGAATCATCGGAGACCAGTTGTTTTAATGTCTGCCCAACAGATGTCTTTCAAATCTCACCTATTTGTGGATTCTGAAAGGCGATTGCTCTGTCCAGTTCCAGTTTTGGCGCGAGTTCCGATAGTTCCCACCGCCTGAATTCCTGGGCAGCAGTAACGTTGATCAAATACTCCATTACTGTGTCACTGAGAGGAAGTATTCAGGAGTTAGATACCCACAACAACTTTTATTCATATTGTGCAGAAAATAATGTGGAAAATGTCCTAGGAGTCAGCCggaagaggggggagtggggattgaaaaacaaaatgaagTATGAATCGCGAGCCAGGGCGAGAGGTTAGAGTTACGGTAGTTTGATACAGGTTTACAGTGTGTATTACCTACAGACCATCATCTACTACTGGTGAGTGACAGAAAGCTCTTGTACCAGTTGTTACTGAACAGTCAACTCAACATAAAGAAGATGGCTATGTAGCACGAATTGAGGATTTTGTTAACATTTGCAAGAACATAAGAAAATCAAATGAATAGATGCTAGttcaattaataattttaaacCGGAGGTGGAAAGGTTTTGCAGAATAAGGGTGGAAAAGGGTAATGGAGCCACAGCAAGTAGATGGGAGTTAGGATACAGTTCAGTCAAGATCTCATTGATTTGTGGAACAAACtttaggctgaatgacctcctcctgtaacTATGCTTTAACAACTGTGTTTATAAAATCCCAACTTTTACAATGGTGTAAAAAGCAGAGGTTGCCTGTGGAATGGGTCCAACACTCACACATAGTCTCGCATACATTCCACTGCGTAGATCATGTTTTCCCTCGTAGATGTCACACTGCAAAATCAGAAATGGCCAGTAATTACTGGATTAAATAGAGTCGGCTGTAGATCAGAGA
This genomic window contains:
- the LOC119979138 gene encoding cytochrome b-c1 complex subunit 2, mitochondrial, producing MRSVKGVNSALANLVTKRLYSPKAAPKHEFTAASEKPHLPPQELQVSKLPNGLIIASLENYSPTSKIGVFIKAGSRYESASNLGITHALRLAANLTTKGASSFKITRGVEAVGGSLSVTSTRENMIYAVECMRDYVDTVMEYLINVTAAQEFRRWELSELAPKLELDRAIAFQNPQIDVLENLHSAAYRNALSNPLYCPRFMIGQHTADQLHEFVQNNFTSGRMALVGLGVNHTVLKQVGEHYLNMRSGTGAAGTAAKFRGGEIRDQNNDHLVHAAVVAESAASGRPEARVYSVLQHVLAAGPYIKRGSNVTSRLHQAVMKKNAELFDVSAFSAGYSDSGLFGVYTISQVDSASDVIKTAMSEVKSVAQGNVTEADITRAKNQLKAKCLMAVEQSDGLLDEIGSQVLLTGAYVPTPDLIQQVDSVSVNDVVNAAKKFVSSKKSMAASGNLANTPFLDEL